AGAAATAGGTTTACTTGGTCCTGCTATGAGATTTACAGGTCCCTAACTTTTCGTATCTGGTTACTATTATGGTTATCGCTTATAGCCTGGTGGGAAATATCCGCTGTTTGGATATATCCGTTTATAGCCTTTGTTCTTCTGTTTCTAGGGGTCATAAGTTTGCCCGCCATTCAAATATCATGTGGTAAATGTGCCATATCAAAACAACTTATtcaattttccaaagaaatcatcGAAAACACTCCAGGTACACATGCCGATGATTGGGACGCTATTGCAGTAAATCTCAACTCATATATGTATGAAAACAAACTCTGGAAAACAGAAtacttattttttgatggttCGCACTGTCAAGAAGCATTCAGAACAACCATTTTAgagccattttctttaaagaaagatgatgatgctAAGCTTAAGTCCTTCGGAGATTCAGTCCCatacattgaaaaagctttggaattttattttgcgGAGGTCAACAAGGAGTGGGAACCGTCATTGAGTACTACAAATTCGACAGACGCTCAACTTCCCAGGGAAATTTACCGTTTCAAGCTTACTTGGGTTTTCAAGAGGATTTTTCGGCTTCGGTCTTTACTGCTGGCCCTTTTTCATTCGGTCTTTATCTTCGCTAAATGGAATTGGGGCCTTCTGTTTCGCGTCTTGTACCTCGGaggcattttcttcataatGGTGATGCaagatttccaaaatatgGTAGGTGCatggatgaaaatggaaCATAAAAAGCAATTCTTGTCAACTATCATAAATGAGCAAGATATTGGCGCCAAAGGATGGGATAAGATCGCAAAGATAATGAATAGATACTTGTTCGAGCAGAAAGCTTGGAGGAATGAGGAATACTTCTTCGATGGAATTGACTGTCAACGGTTCTTTGAGGGCAACTTTGTCAGTCTTTTATCTTGCAAAAAAACATCCTCGAACGTATCATTGGATGTTGAACTATGGCCATACATTCGGCAAGCGCAATCTTCCTGTTCTGATGAGCATTTGGTGTAgatatgaatattttccCTCGgttttgaacattttcaGTTTATCAGGTCAAAGCGACTGCACCGTCTTCTACCCTTTGCTATTTAACCCATCCCCTTTTGTCTGTTCCTCACCGATGcacaaaaatcaaagtaCTATCATCCTGCTGTACGCACTTGATTTATTttaatttccttttccgaATGAAAAGATATTCTAATAAATAGCCTAAATAGTGAAGTTGCAGTTTTACCAGGAAACTTCATCTGCGCAACTTGGCTTGGCCCAGAATATCATTACATTGACAGCTAATGTGCAACGGCTTGATTCTCAAATTATAAATAAAGTATATAAGACTGGAGATCTGTTCCATTTATTCATGACAATGGAAGcccctttttttcacatcTGTTCATCAAGAAAGGATTTAAAAGTATTACCAATGTGTGTATTGAATACAAGATAAAAATTCATATCCCTGACAATGTTTTTACTGATATACCCTAATTATCGATGTGCACAGGTTCAATTAATTTTTGTACTATAATGTTCCAGTTGATGTTTTAGATCTATTTGTTGCGGTCTTTATGATTAATGAATGACTTCTCTGACGGTGCAACAGCGCAAGAACTCTATACGGGACTATTTTTACAACTATgctttaattttgaaaattaatgaaaaatctaaTTAATGAGAAGAATTTATAGTCATAATCAGTGATTTCGTAAAAAATAGCATAATATAGATTATTTAGGCGCATCTAACGTCACAAAATCTTGCATCAAGTGGGCTACATCGGCTGCTTCTCAAAACAACAACTGGCATAAACTACTGTATAATtattaaaaagaaaatatgtgtatatacatacacaTAAATACTTTATAATTTTTGCCTTCATGAAATTCCACGCCTACATATGTGCAATCACCTCTGAGTTTCTCCTCGATATGTAAAGTCAGCTTGCACTTAGCCAACCTTCTGATTTTGACAGTGCGCCAAATTTAACTTGACCACAACTTACACCAACATCTAAGTCTGCGGAGAATGAATCTTCGGTTTCACTTGGCCTATGtgatcttttgaaaactcgcaattttttgaattctgttcttttcaaataagcATCGTACGCCATACAGCGTCGAAAGCTTGATTGGCAGCAGAAATAGATGCCGTTCCGTCAGAAAGTCAATTTGAACACCGACGCTTCTGGCCAAGAGTACGATCGTCTTCAACGTACAGATCTTCAAAGAAGATCAAGGGTTATTTCCTCCAGCAAAGAATGGCAGTGATCTGCCAATTGGGTCGCGTCGAGCCGTTTGGATAGATCTGATTTTGGGgtctttgaaatttaagTCATACTTTCCATCTTTATAAAACATGGAAGCAGCACCATTTTCGCCTTACCTTCGTGACCACATTCATTGATGGCCCCAATAATTCGGTCTATAGTATCTTCCACACTATCGATATTGGGAGCAACGCCACCCTCATtcccaaaatttttagCTGAAGGTCCATACTGCCTCTTGGTTAGACTTTTGAATAGTAATAAACCTCG
The Saccharomyces kudriavzevii IFO 1802 strain IFO1802 genome assembly, chromosome: 14 DNA segment above includes these coding regions:
- the COS1 gene encoding Cos1p; its protein translation is MKDTEIEDEEKLLSSEQVASYRIVLPKKVFRNRFTWSCYEIYRSLTFRIWLLLWLSLIAWWEISAVWIYPFIAFVLLFLGVISLPAIQISCGKCAISKQLIQFSKEIIENTPGTHADDWDAIAVNLNSYMYENKLWKTEYLFFDGSHCQEAFRTTILEPFSLKKDDDAKLKSFGDSVPYIEKALEFYFAEVNKEWEPSLSTTNSTDAQLPREIYRFKLTWVFKRIFRLRSLLLALFHSVFIFAKWNWGLLFRVLYLGGIFFIMVMQDFQNMVGAWMKMEHKKQFLSTIINEQDIGAKGWDKIAKIMNRYLFEQKAWRNEEYFFDGIDCQRFFEGNFVSLLSCKKTSSNVSLDVELWPYIRQAQSSCSDEHLV